The Candidatus Sphingomonas colombiensis genome contains the following window.
GCGCCAGATCGGCGATGATGTCGGAAATATTCTCGATCCCCACCGACACGCGCACCACGTCCGGCCCCGCGCCTGAGGCGGCGCGTTCCGCGTCGGGAAGCTGGCGGTGGGTGGTCGATGCGGGATGGATGATCAGCGAGCGCGTGTCACCCAGATTGGCGAGGTGGCTGAACAGCTTGACCCCGGAGACGAGCGCGATGCCCGCCTCATATCCGCCCTTCAGCCCGAAGGTGAACACCGCCCCACCCTTGCCGCCGAGATAGCGTTGCGCGAGCGCGTGATAATGGTCGCCCGGCAGTCCGGCATAGGATACCCATGCCACCTTGGGATGGTTCGACAGCCATTCGGCCAGCGCCAGCGCGTTGGCGCAATGGCGCTCCATGCGCAGCGCCAGCGTCTCCATGCCGGTCAGCGCGAGGAAGGCGTTCATCGGCGCCAGCGCTGGGCCGAGATCGCGCAGGCCGAGCGCGCGGCACGCCAGGATGAAGGCGGCATTGCCGAACGCTTCGGTGAACACCTTGCCGTGATAGGATTCGTTCGGCTGGCTCAGATACGGATATTTCCCGCCCTTCGTCCAATCGAACGTGCCCGCATCGACGATGATCCCGCCGATCGAATTGCCATGGCCGTTCAGGAACTTGGTGAGCGAATGCACCACCACGTCCGCGCCATGCTCGATCGGGCGGCACAGCACCGGGGTCGCCAGCGTATTGTCGACGATCAGCGGAACGCCAGCGTCATGCGCGACTTTGGCGATCGCTTCGATATCCTGCACCACGCCGCCGGGGTTGGCGAGGCTCTCGATGAACACCGCGCGAGTATCCTCGGTGATCGCCGCCGCGACATTGGCTGGATCGTCGGCATCGACGAAGGTGGCGTCCCACGCCATCTTCTTGAAGCTCGATCCGATCTGGTTGAGCGACCCGCCGTAAAGCCGCTTCGCCGCGACGATATGCTTGCCCGGTTCCATCAGCGTGTGGAACGTGAGGAATTGCGCGGCATGGCCCGATGCCACCGCCAGCGCCGCCACGCCGCCCTCCAGCGCCGCGACCTTGCCCTCAAGCGCGCCGTTGGTGGGGTTCATCAGCCGCGTATAGATATTGCCCGGCGCATCGAGGTTGAACAGCGCCGCCGCGTGATCGACATCGTCGAACACATAGGATGCCGTCTGATAGATCGGCGTGATCCGCGCCTTGGTGGTCGGATCGGGCGCCGTGCCGGCATGGACGGCGAGGGTTTCGATATGCTGGTCGGTCATTCCGCTGCTTCCGATTCAGGCGGCATGTTGTGGCCGAGCAACCGCAATACGTCCTCCGCCGCCTTGATGAGATTGGTGCCGGGGCCGAAGATCGCCTGCACGCCGGCATCGTACAATGCCTGATAGTCCTGCGCGGGGATCACGCCGCCCGCCACCACCTTGATGTCGGCGCGGCCGGCATCCTTCAGATGGCCGATCAGTTCGGGGATCAGCGTCTTGTGGCCGGCCGCGAGGCTGGAGGCGCCGACCACGTCAACGTCCTTCTCCAGCGCCAGCGCGGCGGCTTCCTGCGGCGTCTGGAACAACGGCCCGGCGACCACCTCGAACCCGAGATCGCCGAACATCGACGAGACGAGGTTTGCCCCGCGATCATGCCCGTCCTGCCCCATCTTCGCGACGAAGATACGCGGCTTGCGGCCCAACCGGTTCTCGGTGGAATCGACGCCGCGCAGCAAGCGCGTCCAGCGCTCGTCATCGGTATAGGCGCCGCCGTAAATGCCCTTCACCGGCGTCGGGAAGGTGCCGAAGCGTCCGAACACATCCTCCATCGCCAGCGAGATTTCGCCGAGCGTCGCGCGTGCCCGCGCCGCCGCGACGGCGAGTTCGAGCAGGTTGCCGTCGCCCTTCGCGCCTTCACGCAGCGCATCGAGCGCCGCCTGGCAGGCCGCCTGATCGCGCGTCGCCTTCACCTGATTGATGCGGCGGATCTGTGCCTCGCGCACGGCATGGTTGTCGACATCGAGGATCTCGATCTCGTCCTCATTGGCGAGGCGATATTTGTTGACGCCGACGATCACGTCCTCAGCCCGATCGACCCGCGCGGCGCGGCCCGCCGAGGCTTCCTCGATCATCGCCTTGGGCCAGCCGGCGGCGACCGCCTTGGCCATGCCGCCCTCGCGCTCGACGCGCTCGATGATCTCCCACGCGCCATCGACGAGCTGCTGCGTCAGGCTCTCGATATAATAGCTGCCGCCGAGCGGATCGACGACCTTGGTCATCCCCGTCTCTTCCTGGATCACGATCTGCGTGTTGCGCGCGATACGGGCGGAGAAGTCGGTCGGCAGCGCGATCGCCTCGTCGAGCGCGTTGGTGTGGAGCGACTGGGTGCCCCCCAGCATCGCCGCCATCGCCTCGATCGTGGTGCGGATGACGTTGTTATACGGATCCTGCTCGGTCAGCGAGACGCCGCTCGTCTGGCAGTGCGTGCGCAGCATCTTGCTGCGCTCGTCCTTCGCGCCCAGCTTGGTCATCACGCGATGCCACAGCACGCGCGCCGCGCGCAGCTTCGCCACCTCCATGAAGAAGTTCATGCCGATCGCGAAGAAGAAGCTCAGCCGCCCGGCGAACTTGTCGATATCAAGTCCGGAGGCGACGCCGTATTTCACATATTCCATGCCA
Protein-coding sequences here:
- a CDS encoding O-acetylhomoserine aminocarboxypropyltransferase, with amino-acid sequence MTDQHIETLAVHAGTAPDPTTKARITPIYQTASYVFDDVDHAAALFNLDAPGNIYTRLMNPTNGALEGKVAALEGGVAALAVASGHAAQFLTFHTLMEPGKHIVAAKRLYGGSLNQIGSSFKKMAWDATFVDADDPANVAAAITEDTRAVFIESLANPGGVVQDIEAIAKVAHDAGVPLIVDNTLATPVLCRPIEHGADVVVHSLTKFLNGHGNSIGGIIVDAGTFDWTKGGKYPYLSQPNESYHGKVFTEAFGNAAFILACRALGLRDLGPALAPMNAFLALTGMETLALRMERHCANALALAEWLSNHPKVAWVSYAGLPGDHYHALAQRYLGGKGGAVFTFGLKGGYEAGIALVSGVKLFSHLANLGDTRSLIIHPASTTHRQLPDAERAASGAGPDVVRVSVGIENISDIIADLAQALDAA
- the scpA gene encoding methylmalonyl-CoA mutase; the encoded protein is MTDSKPTLDNWSAAAAKEVKGKDLTWQTPEGIAVKPLYTAADVTVDPGLPGFAPFTRGVRASMYAGRPWTIRQYAGFSTAEESNAFYRRNLAAGQKGLSVAFDLATHRGYDSDHPRVTGDVGKAGVAIDSVEDMKILFDGIPLDQMSVSMTMNGAVIPILAFFIVAGEEQGVERKLLDGTIQNDILKEFMVRNTYIYPPEPSMRIISDIFGYTSREMPKFNSISISGYHMQEAGATQLQELAFTIADGMEYVKYGVASGLDIDKFAGRLSFFFAIGMNFFMEVAKLRAARVLWHRVMTKLGAKDERSKMLRTHCQTSGVSLTEQDPYNNVIRTTIEAMAAMLGGTQSLHTNALDEAIALPTDFSARIARNTQIVIQEETGMTKVVDPLGGSYYIESLTQQLVDGAWEIIERVEREGGMAKAVAAGWPKAMIEEASAGRAARVDRAEDVIVGVNKYRLANEDEIEILDVDNHAVREAQIRRINQVKATRDQAACQAALDALREGAKGDGNLLELAVAAARARATLGEISLAMEDVFGRFGTFPTPVKGIYGGAYTDDERWTRLLRGVDSTENRLGRKPRIFVAKMGQDGHDRGANLVSSMFGDLGFEVVAGPLFQTPQEAAALALEKDVDVVGASSLAAGHKTLIPELIGHLKDAGRADIKVVAGGVIPAQDYQALYDAGVQAIFGPGTNLIKAAEDVLRLLGHNMPPESEAAE